CGTACCTCGGTGTAGCGCGAACCCGCGAGGATGAGGTGGACACCGAAACCGAGACCCCGGCCGGCGATGTCCAGGATCACCGGGTCGAGCTGCTCGTAGTCGGTCTTGAAGGTGCCCCAGCCGTCGATGACCAGGAAGACGTCGCCCCACTTCTGGTCGGGGAAGGCGCCCGCGGCCCGCCGCTGGCGGTAGGTCCCGATCGAGTCGATGTTGTTGGAGCGGAAGAACTCCTCGCGCTCGTTGAGGATGCCGACGACCTCGGCGACCGTACGGCGCACCTTCTCGGCGTCCAGACGCGAGGCGACACCGCCGACGTGCGGCAGGCCCTCCATGGCGAGCATGCCGCCGCCACCGAAGTCGAGGCAGTAGAACTGCACCTCGGACGGCGTGTGGGTGAGCGCGAACGCGGCGATGGCGGACCGGATGAGCGTGGACTTGCCGGACTGCGGACCACCCACGACCAGACCGTGACCGGCGCCGGCGGAGAAGTCCAGGTACATCACGTCACGCCGCTGCTCGAACGGCTTGTCCACCAGCGCGACCGGCACCACGAGCTTGCCGAGCGCGGTGTACTCCGGTGCGTGCACGCCCCGTTCGGGCGTGACCGCGAGCGTCGGCAGCAGCTGGTTGACCGTGGGCGGCTCGTCCAGCGGCGGCAGCCACACCTGGTGCGCCGGCGGGCCCTGGCCCTGCATGCGCTGGACGATGACGTCGAGCACGGTGTCGGCGAGCGCGTCGTCCTGCTCCGGCTCGGCCTGCACGACCGGCGTCGGGTCCTCGATGATCTGCTCGACGACCGGGGCCGCCGTGAACGGCACCGGCAGCCGGTTCGTCCGGCTGCCGCCGGGGCCGCCGCCGGCGCCGGGGCCGCGGTACGGGCCCGAGACGTACGCGGCCTTGAACTGGACCATGGTCTCGGTGTCGTACTTGAGGATGCCGGAACCGGGGACGTTGGGCAGGTGGTAGGCGTCCGGCACACCGATGGCGGTCCGCGACTCGGCCGCGGAGAAGGTCCGCAGACCCAGCCGGTAGGACAGGAAGGTGTCCAGACCGCGCAGCTTGCCCTCTTCCAGGCGCTGCGAGGCGAGCAGCATGTGCACACCCATCGACCGGCCGATACGGCCGATCTGGATGAACATGTCGATGAAGTCGGGCTTGGCGGTCAGCAGTTCGGAGAACTCGTCGAGCACCATCACCAGCGACGGCAGCGGGTCCAGGGGGGCACCCGCGGCACGCGCCTTCTCGTAGTCGGTGATGTTGGCGTAGTTGCCCGCCGAGCGCAGCAGCTCCTGACGGCGCTGGAGTTCACCGGTGATGGAGTCGCGCATGCGGTCGATGAGGGTGACGTCCTCACCGAGGTTGGTGATGACGGCCGCGACGTGCGGCATCTCCGACATACCGGTGAAGGTGGCGCCACCCTTGAAGTCCGCAAGGATGAAGTTGAGGGTCTCCGAGGAGTGGGTGACCGCGAGCGCCAGCACCAGGGTGCGCAGCACCTCGGACTTACCGGAACCGGTCGCACCGACACACAGGCCGTGCGGGCCCATGCCCTCCTGCGAGGCCTCCTTGATGTCGAGCATGACGGGCTGGCCGTCCTTGTCGACACCGATCGGCACCCGCAGCCGCTCGTGGAGCGTGCGCGGCCGCCACGTACGCGACACATCGACGGAACCGGCGTCACCGAGGTTCAGCAGATCGGTGAAGTCCAGGTTCGACAGCAGCGGCTCCTCGCCGTCGGCGCCGGAGCCCGCCCGCAGCGGGGCCAGCTGACGTGCCAGCGACTCCGACTCGGGGATCGACAGGGTGTCGCAGACACCGTGGTAGACCGCGCCGCTGGCCGACTCCAGCACCAGCTTGCCCGGCCACACCTGCACGGCCAGACCGCCCCGGATCTCGTCCAGGTCGCCCGGTACGACCTCCAGGATGGTGACGCCCTGAAGGCCCTCGGCCCCGGCGATCACCGAGTCCATCGGGACCTCGCCGCCGTCCAGCACGATCACCACATGCGGGGTGTCGGTCACCGGAGTGCCCTGCGGGTTGAACCGCCCGCGGCCCTCCAGCTCGTCCGCCAGCAGCTCCTCGATCTCACCGAGGTCGCCGACGACCAGCCGGCGGGTGCCCGCGCCGTCCGTGGTCTTGTCCTGCACCTGCGGGAGCCACTTGGTCCACTCCCACTCCGCCTGCGCACCCGGCGCGGCGACGACCGCCACCACCAGGTCCTCGGGCGAGTGCATCGTGCACAGCTGGGCGATGATGGCGCGCGAGGCGCCGTAGACCGTGTCCGGGTCACCCGAGACGGTCAGGTGGTAGAAGGCGCGCAGCGAGACCGCGAGCGGCAGATCGTCCAACTGCCCGTGCTTGTCGAGGAACTCCTTCATCGCATGCGCGGTGAGCGGCTCCAGCTCGTCGACCGGAGCCGTCTCCGGGGCCCGCAGGGGAGTGGCCAGCTGCTGCGGCCCGAGCCCCAGCCGTACCTGCCCGAAGTCCGGATCGGTCGTCCGGCGTTCCCATACGCGTTTGCCCTCGGCCACGATCGACCACAACTGGCTCGGGTCGGGGTGGGTGAACAACTGCGCGTCCCGCTGCTTGCGCGCGGTCCGGCGTACCTCTTTTCGCTTCTGCGTAAGGTACTTGAGGTAATCCTGGCGCTCTTGGAGCATTTGCCCGGAAGGCCCTTGGCGGGCCTTGACGATCTGCACGATCGCCATTGCCAGAGTGGACGCCACCATAAAGCCGCCCATGATTTTCATGAACGGCTGATTGCCCATGAACAAGAATCCCGCCGAGGACGCCATGCCCATCATGGGCATAAGGGTCATCAGCATGTTCTCTGATTCGCCCTCACGCGGAAGCTCCGGAGGTGCCTCGAGTGTCACCTCCTCCGAGGGGACTTCGGGTGGCAGCGCGCGGGGCGGGCGCTTGACGATGACAACGCTCACCGAGGCATCAGTCCTTCATGCATCTCGCAGTCTCGGACCGCCCCCGTTGGATTCGACGGTCCCCCCGGACCAAGTGCTTGGCCCGAACCAGGCGTTGATCCTACTGTTAAACGTCAAGTCTCGGGGTGGGTGGGGCGGTCGCTGAA
This Streptomyces decoyicus DNA region includes the following protein-coding sequences:
- the eccCa gene encoding type VII secretion protein EccCa, with translation MSVVIVKRPPRALPPEVPSEEVTLEAPPELPREGESENMLMTLMPMMGMASSAGFLFMGNQPFMKIMGGFMVASTLAMAIVQIVKARQGPSGQMLQERQDYLKYLTQKRKEVRRTARKQRDAQLFTHPDPSQLWSIVAEGKRVWERRTTDPDFGQVRLGLGPQQLATPLRAPETAPVDELEPLTAHAMKEFLDKHGQLDDLPLAVSLRAFYHLTVSGDPDTVYGASRAIIAQLCTMHSPEDLVVAVVAAPGAQAEWEWTKWLPQVQDKTTDGAGTRRLVVGDLGEIEELLADELEGRGRFNPQGTPVTDTPHVVIVLDGGEVPMDSVIAGAEGLQGVTILEVVPGDLDEIRGGLAVQVWPGKLVLESASGAVYHGVCDTLSIPESESLARQLAPLRAGSGADGEEPLLSNLDFTDLLNLGDAGSVDVSRTWRPRTLHERLRVPIGVDKDGQPVMLDIKEASQEGMGPHGLCVGATGSGKSEVLRTLVLALAVTHSSETLNFILADFKGGATFTGMSEMPHVAAVITNLGEDVTLIDRMRDSITGELQRRQELLRSAGNYANITDYEKARAAGAPLDPLPSLVMVLDEFSELLTAKPDFIDMFIQIGRIGRSMGVHMLLASQRLEEGKLRGLDTFLSYRLGLRTFSAAESRTAIGVPDAYHLPNVPGSGILKYDTETMVQFKAAYVSGPYRGPGAGGGPGGSRTNRLPVPFTAAPVVEQIIEDPTPVVQAEPEQDDALADTVLDVIVQRMQGQGPPAHQVWLPPLDEPPTVNQLLPTLAVTPERGVHAPEYTALGKLVVPVALVDKPFEQRRDVMYLDFSAGAGHGLVVGGPQSGKSTLIRSAIAAFALTHTPSEVQFYCLDFGGGGMLAMEGLPHVGGVASRLDAEKVRRTVAEVVGILNEREEFFRSNNIDSIGTYRQRRAAGAFPDQKWGDVFLVIDGWGTFKTDYEQLDPVILDIAGRGLGFGVHLILAGSRYTEVRPALRDQLLNRVELRLGDPMESEFDRKRAENVPMGKPGRGMSPDKLDFLAALPRLDGMADPETLSEGMANLVETVSEHWQGEPAPKVRMLPTMLYANELPKGNDYPEHGIAIGVDETTLSPAFIDFETDPLLVIYGESESGKSSLLRLLTKQIAERYPSDKALMVVSDYRRALLGEVPESHLYKYCAAGPQLQEVITGLAGSLGRRMPGPDVTPEQLRNRSWYDLPDAFVIVDDYDLVATSSGNPLQPLLEYLPFARDLGLRLIIARSSSGAGRSSFEPVMQRTKELGAQGLILSADKAEGPLMGNVKGQTLTPGRATFITRKRGAQLVQTGWLPASGR